One part of the Mycobacterium marinum genome encodes these proteins:
- the radA gene encoding DNA repair protein RadA, whose protein sequence is MANARLQYRCADCRYLTAKWVGRCPECSSWGTVEEVSVLSAVGGGSRLGRRAHGPAVPTSQAVPISSVQPNLSRHRPTGIDELDRVLGGGVVPGSVTLLAGEPGVGKSTLLLEVAHRWAQSGQRVLYISGEESAGQIRLRADRIGCGGPAAPDISEVSAIDNSAEIYLAAESDLHAVLDHIDTVGSALVIVDSVQTMSTSEVDGVTGGVTQVRAVTAALTAAAKSNGFALILVGHVTKDGAIAGPRSLEHLVDVVLHFEGDRNGGLRMVRGVKNRFGAADEVGCFLLHDNGIEGVADPSNLFLDQRPTPVPGTAITVTLDGKRPLIGEVQALLATPNGGAPRRAVSGIDHARAAMISAVLEKHARLSLAVNDMYLSTVGGMRLTDPSSDLAVAIALASAYANLPLPTTAVMIGEVGLAGDLRRVNGMDRRLAEAARQGFNIALVPPGCEAVPAGLRTLCAPTIVAALEHMIDIADHRSAPSAKVHRLDTSH, encoded by the coding sequence GTGGCCAACGCACGTTTGCAATACCGCTGCGCGGACTGCCGGTATCTCACCGCCAAGTGGGTGGGGCGATGCCCGGAGTGCAGCAGCTGGGGCACCGTCGAAGAAGTGTCCGTTCTCAGCGCAGTCGGCGGAGGCAGTCGCCTGGGTCGCCGGGCGCACGGTCCGGCGGTACCGACGTCGCAGGCCGTTCCGATAAGTTCCGTCCAGCCCAATCTCAGCCGGCACCGCCCTACCGGCATCGACGAACTCGACCGGGTGCTCGGCGGCGGTGTGGTGCCGGGTTCGGTGACGCTGCTGGCCGGCGAGCCCGGTGTCGGCAAGTCGACGCTGCTGCTCGAAGTGGCCCACCGCTGGGCGCAGTCGGGGCAACGCGTCTTGTACATCTCCGGCGAAGAGTCCGCGGGGCAGATCCGGCTGCGCGCCGACCGGATCGGCTGCGGCGGCCCGGCGGCCCCCGATATCTCCGAGGTCTCAGCGATCGACAACAGCGCGGAGATCTATCTGGCCGCCGAATCCGACCTGCACGCGGTCTTGGACCACATCGACACGGTTGGGTCGGCATTGGTGATCGTCGACTCGGTACAGACGATGTCCACCAGCGAGGTCGACGGCGTTACCGGCGGGGTGACACAGGTGCGCGCCGTCACCGCCGCGCTCACCGCGGCGGCCAAATCCAATGGCTTCGCGCTGATTCTCGTCGGCCACGTCACCAAGGATGGAGCCATCGCCGGCCCCCGCTCGCTAGAACACCTGGTCGACGTCGTGCTGCACTTCGAAGGCGACCGCAACGGCGGGTTGCGAATGGTCCGTGGCGTCAAGAATCGGTTCGGCGCGGCCGACGAGGTGGGTTGCTTCCTGCTGCACGATAACGGGATCGAGGGCGTAGCCGATCCGTCCAACCTGTTCCTGGATCAACGCCCCACACCGGTTCCCGGCACCGCGATCACGGTGACCCTGGATGGAAAACGCCCCCTTATCGGGGAAGTCCAGGCGTTGCTGGCGACGCCGAACGGCGGGGCACCCAGACGCGCTGTCAGCGGGATCGACCATGCCCGGGCCGCCATGATCAGCGCCGTCCTGGAAAAACACGCGCGGCTGTCACTGGCCGTCAACGACATGTATCTGTCCACCGTCGGCGGGATGCGGTTGACCGATCCCTCATCGGATCTGGCCGTCGCGATCGCACTGGCCTCGGCGTATGCGAACCTGCCGCTACCCACCACCGCGGTGATGATCGGCGAGGTCGGCCTGGCGGGCGACCTGCGGCGGGTCAACGGGATGGACCGGCGCCTGGCCGAGGCCGCCCGGCAGGGATTCAACATCGCACTGGTCCCGCCCGGCTGCGAGGCGGTGCCGGCGGGCCTGCGCACGCTCTGCGCGCCCACAATCGTG